The nucleotide window TGCCGCGCAACACGCTGCAGCCCACCCGGGACACCCAGCAGCAGCTCGAGCAGCCCGGCTGCCTGCACGCCACCATGGACCTCTACAAGTGGGCCTACAAGCTCAGCCCGGCCACCCCGGCGAGCTGCTGGCCGACTGCTTCGCCCTCGCCGCCGACGTCCGTGAGCTGGACATGCGCGCCTCGCCCTACGACCTCAGCGGGCACGGGTACGCACCGGTCGCCGTCGAGACACCGGAGGGCAAGGCGACCTACGTCACCGCCCAGCGCGGCTTCGCCGCCCGCGGCGCGGTGCTCCGCGAGCGGCTGTTGGCCGTCGTCCGCGACCTGCTCGACGAGGGCTGAGGCCCTACGGTCGGGTGGGTGAGCACCGACCGCTGGCTGCACCTGGACGGCACCGCCAACACCCGTGACCTGGGCGGGCTGCCCACCACCGACGGCGGGACGACGGCGTTCGGCCGGGTGCTGCGCAGCGACGACCTGCAGGACCTGAGCGCTGCCGACGTCCGCCGGCTGGTCGAGGACACCGGGCTCACCGAGGTGCTCGACCTGCGCACCACGGCCGAGATCGTCATGGAGGGCCGCGGACCACTGCGGGAGGTCGCCGAGGTCACGCACCGGCACGTCGGGCTGCTGCCCGAGCGGGGGCTGCGCACCGACGTCTTCGCCGCCGAGCTCGACGAGGCGGAGGTGCGCGCGCAGCTGCCCGCCGGCTGGGGCGAGTCGGTGCTCCCGCGCCAGGTCGGGCCCGCCGACGAGGGCGAGCCCCCGGCCGTGCGCTCCTACCTCGGGTACCTCACCGACAGCCCCGACCAGGTGGTCGCCGCGCTGCGGTCGCTGGCGGCCGGGGGGCCGGGCGCGGTGGTGGTGCACTGCGCCGCGGGCAAGGACCGCACCGGGGTCGTCTGCGCACTGGCCCTGGCGGTCGCCGGCGTCGGGACCGAGGCGATCGTCGCCGACTACGCGCTCACCACGGAGGTCATCGACGCGGTCGTGGCCCGGCTGGCCGCCACCGCCACCTACGCCGAGGACATGGCCCGCCCCGTCGCCCACCACACCCCGCGGGCGGAGACGATGCGGCGGGTGCTGGAGCTGGTCGACCAGCGCTGGGGCGGCCCGCTGGGCTGGCTCGAGCAGCACGGCTTCGGCCCCGACGAGCAGTCGGCCCTGCGCGCCCGCCTCCGCTAGCCCCCGGACAGCAGAGGACCCCGGCTCCCTCAGGGAGTCCGGGGTCGCAGTGCGTACCTGTGCTCGCCCTCAGCGGAGGGCGACGGCGTTCAGCGCAGGATGTTGGTGAACTGGGTGCTGTTCGCGAGGGTCAGCAGCTCGTCGCGCATGGCGGGGCTGCTGGTGCGTGCGACGGCCTGGTCCAGGGCGCGGCGCGTACGCGACGCCTGCCGACGCTGACGCCAGCTGGAGGTCACGCTGCTCATGTCACTGCCTTCTTCCGGTGGTCCCGAGTGGTTGTTACGCCCACATTAAAGCAGGCGCGACGGCTTCTATTCCATCGGATCCAAGGGCGTGTCGCCGAAGCTTCCGACGGATCGTTCACCCGAAGGGAGGAGAAGCCGACGATCCGTCACCCGGCGTCCACCTCGGCAGCCTGCCGTCCACCCGCACGACCGACAGAGCCCCACCGGTCTCATCGACCGGTGGGGCTCGGGACTTGAGCGGTACGGCCGGCCCGTCGCGACGACGGGCCGGGGGTCAGCTGTCGGCCAGCGCCGTCCGGGCGGCCGTGCGCGCGGACTGGGGGTCGGCGGCGGCCAGCGCCACCTCGGCGGCGCGCTGGCAGGCGGCCAGGTCGACCGACGCCAGCCGCGCCCCGACGCCGGCGATCGAGCCGGCCGCACACGACAGGTACGAGACCCCCATCCCCACGAGCACGCAGGCCAGCAGCGGGTCGGCCGCCGCCTCGCCGCACACCCCGACGGGCTTGCCGGCCCGGACGCCGGCCGCCGCGGTCAGCTGCACCAGCGCCAGCAGGGCCGGCTGCCAGGGGTCGGTGAGGTCGGCCAGGTCGGCGGAGAGCCGGTCGGCGGCCAGGGTGTACTGCGAGAGGTCGTTGGTGCCGATCGACAGGAAGTCCAGGTGCTCGAGGAAGCGGTCGGCCAGGACCGCGACCGAGGGCACCTCGACCATCACCCCGGGGCTCATGCCGCGCTCGCGCGCCTGGGCGGCGAACTCGACCGCCTCGGCGACGGTGGCCACCATCGGGGCCATCACCCACGGGTCGGCACCGGTGGAGCGGGCCGCCTCGGCCACCGCGTCGAGCTGACGGGTGAGCAGCCCGGGGTCGCGCCGGGCGGTGCGCAGCCCGCGGACGCCGAGGGCCGGGTTGGCCTCGTTGGGCGGGGTGGCGAACGGCAGCGGCTTGTCCGACCCGGCGTCCAGCGTGCGCATCACGACCTTGCCGCCGGGGAAGGCGGCGAACACGCCCTTGTAGATCTCGGTCTGCTCCTCCACCGAGGGCTCCTCGGTGCGCCCGAAGAAGGCCAGCTCGGTGCGCAGCAGGCCGACCCCCTCGGCGTGCGCGTCGGCCGCGGCCCGGGCACCGGCGCCGTCCTGCACGTTGGCCAGCACCTCCACCCGGTGCCCGTCACGGGTGGCGCCGGGGCCGCGGTAGTCGGCCAGCACGGTCGCGGCCTTGGCCGCGGTGTGCACCAGTGCCTTGGCGTGCCCCGGGTCGGGGTCCACGGTCACGGTGCCGTGCTCGCCGTCGACCAGCACGGTGGCCCCCTCGGGCACGTCGGAGAGCCCGCCCACGCCGACGACGCAGGGCAGGCCGAGCTGGCGGGCGATGATGGCGGTGTGACTGGTGGCCCCGCCCAGCCGGATGGCCAGACCGATGATCTTCGCCGGGTCGAGACCCGCGGTGTCGGCGGGGGCCAGGTCGTCGGCGAGCAGGATCGAGGGGGTGTCCGGCGCAGGGACGCCGGGCTCGCCCTGCCCGGTGAGCTGGGCGACGATCCGGTCGCGGACGTCACGGACGTCGGTGGCCCGCTCGGCCATGACACCGCCCAGGCTGCTGAACAGCGCCACGAACTGGTCGGCCGCGCCCACGGTGGCCACCTCGGCCGAGGCGCCGTCGGCGATGCGCTGCTCGACGGTGGACAGCAGGCCGCGGTCGCGCGCCAGCTGCGCGGTGGTGTTGAGCACCTCGGCACTGACCCCGGTGGCCGCCGAGGCCCGGGTCGCCAGCCGCTCGGCGACCGCGTCGGAGGCGGCGGCGAAGCGCTCCAGCTCGACGCCGCGCTCGCTCTCCGGGATCCACGGGCCGCGCGTCGCCGGCAGCGCCACCGACCCGACCGGCCGGACGACCGGGCCCATCGCCACTCCGGGGACCACCGGTGTCCCGGTCAGCACCACCGCGCCCCCGGGGGCCTCCGCGACGAACGGGGAGCCGGTCTGGCTGGACATGCCTTGCCTACCTGTCTGCCGACCCGAGGGCGGACATCGGGGCGAACGAGTCGCTTCGTAGCGGTCACGTGGCGGAGCTGCGCAGCGACGATGGTGCGCTCGTGACCAGGGTCACCACTCGTCCTTGACTTGTCAACTGATCCCACGTAGAACAACATGAACGCAGCTGCGTTCCCACACGACCGGGCGGGGCGCTCCCCACTCCCCCGGCACGGCCCGGCCGCGCGCCGCTGCCTGCCCCCTGCTGCCCCGTCCTTGCCTGCCCCCAGCCGCCCGGGAGGTGACCGTGTACGCCGAGGAGCGCCAGCAGGCGATCGCCGGGCTCGTGACCGAGCGCGGCCGGGTCGCCGTCACCGCCGTGGCCGAGCACTTCGGGGTCACCACCGAGACCGTCCGCCGCGACCTCGCCGTCCTCGAGCGGGCCGGGATGCTGCGCCGGGTGCACGGCGGGGCCGTGCCGATCGGCGCGCTGGCCGTGGTGGAGCCCGCCCTCGGCGAGCGGCGGCGGACCCGTACCGACGCCAAGCGCCGGATCGCCGCCGCCGCACTGGCGCAGCTGCCCCCGGCCGGGGGCAGCATCATCCTCGACGGCGGCAGCTCCACCGCAGCCCTCGCCGAGCTGCTCACCGGTGACCGCCCGCTGGTGGCAGCGACCAACTCGGTGCCGATCGCCGCCCGGCTCGCCGGTGCACCGGGCCTCACGCTGCACCTGCTCGGCGGCCGCGTGCGCGGCACCACCCAGTCGGCCGTCGGGGAGTCCACCGTGGCCGCGCTCACCGGGCTCCGCGCCGACGTCGCCTTCCTGGGCACCAAGGGCATCAGCGCCGAGCACGGCTTCTCCACCCCCGACGAGTCCGAGGCCGCCGTCAAGCGCGCCATGGCCCGGGCCGGGCAGCGCGTGGTGGTGCTCGGCGACAGCACCAAGCTGGGCCGCGAGCACCTGGTGCGCTTCGCGGCCGTTCCCGAGGTCGACGTCCTGGTCACCGACGACGAGGCCGACCCCGCGCTCGTCGGCGAGCTCCAGCGGTGCGGGGTGGAGGTGGTCGTCGCGTGAGCAGCCCGCTCCCCGCCACGGTGGTCACGCTCACCGCGAACCCCAGTGTCGACCGCACCCTGGAGCTGCCCGGCCCGCTGGCCCGCGGCACGCTGACCCGGCTGGGCGCTGCCCGCACCGAGCCCGGCGGCAAGGGCGTCAACGTCGCGCGGGCGCTCGCCGCGGCCGGCGCCGACGTGCTGGCCGTGCTCCCGGCGGCCTCCGACGACCCGCTGGTCTCCGCACTGCACGCGCTGGGCCTGCCGGTGGCGGCCGTGCCGATCGACGTGCCGGTGCGCACCAACCACACGCTCACCGAACCCGACGGGACGACGACGAAGCTGAACGAGCCCGGCCCGCGGCTGGAGCCGGCCACCCTCGCGGCGCTGCAGCAGGCGGTGCTCACCGCGGCCGCCTCGGCGCGGTGGGTGGTGCTGTCCGGGTCGCTGCCGCCGGGAGTGCCGGTCGACTGGTACGCCACCGTGGTCCGGGCGCTGCGCGGCACCGGCGCGCGGATCGCCGTCGACACCTCCGAGGAGCCGCTGCAGGCGCTGCTCGCCGCCGGCCCGGACGCCGCACCCGACCTGCTCACCCCGAACACCGCCGAGCTCGCCCAGCTGGCCGGCGTCCCCGAGGCCGCGCTCGTCGACGACCCGGACGCCGCCCGGGCCACCGTGGCCTGGCTGCACGGACGCGGCGTCGGCGAGGTGCTGCTGACCCGCGGCGCCGACGGGGCGGAGCTGTCCACTGCCGACGGCGGGCGCTGGTCGGCCCGGCCGCACCCGGTCGCGGTCCGCAGCACGGTCGGCGCCGGCGACAGCAGCCTCGCCGGGTACCTGCTGGCCGACCTCGCCGGCGCGGCCCCCGCCGCCCGGCTCCGGTCGGCCGTCGCGCACGGCACCGCCGCGGCCGCGCTGCCCGGGTCCGCCGTCCCCACGCCCGCCCAGGTCGGCCTCGTGACCGTCGACGTCGTCCCCGGCGTCCCGGCCCCGGTGGGGGCCCGCCGGTGACCGCCGCCGAGGGGACTGCCGTGCCCGCGCTGCTCACCACCGAACTGGTGACGCTGGACGCCGACCTCGGCCCGGACCGGGGCGGCGTGGTCGCCGTGCTGGCCGGGCTGGTCGCCGCGACCGGCCGGGCCACCGGCGCCGAGGCCCTGCACGCCGACGCGATGGCCCGGGAGGCGAAGGCGGCCACCGGGCTGCCCG belongs to Modestobacter sp. L9-4 and includes:
- a CDS encoding tyrosine-protein phosphatase, which encodes MSTDRWLHLDGTANTRDLGGLPTTDGGTTAFGRVLRSDDLQDLSAADVRRLVEDTGLTEVLDLRTTAEIVMEGRGPLREVAEVTHRHVGLLPERGLRTDVFAAELDEAEVRAQLPAGWGESVLPRQVGPADEGEPPAVRSYLGYLTDSPDQVVAALRSLAAGGPGAVVVHCAAGKDRTGVVCALALAVAGVGTEAIVADYALTTEVIDAVVARLAATATYAEDMARPVAHHTPRAETMRRVLELVDQRWGGPLGWLEQHGFGPDEQSALRARLR
- a CDS encoding phosphoenolpyruvate--protein phosphotransferase, with the translated sequence MSSQTGSPFVAEAPGGAVVLTGTPVVPGVAMGPVVRPVGSVALPATRGPWIPESERGVELERFAAASDAVAERLATRASAATGVSAEVLNTTAQLARDRGLLSTVEQRIADGASAEVATVGAADQFVALFSSLGGVMAERATDVRDVRDRIVAQLTGQGEPGVPAPDTPSILLADDLAPADTAGLDPAKIIGLAIRLGGATSHTAIIARQLGLPCVVGVGGLSDVPEGATVLVDGEHGTVTVDPDPGHAKALVHTAAKAATVLADYRGPGATRDGHRVEVLANVQDGAGARAAADAHAEGVGLLRTELAFFGRTEEPSVEEQTEIYKGVFAAFPGGKVVMRTLDAGSDKPLPFATPPNEANPALGVRGLRTARRDPGLLTRQLDAVAEAARSTGADPWVMAPMVATVAEAVEFAAQARERGMSPGVMVEVPSVAVLADRFLEHLDFLSIGTNDLSQYTLAADRLSADLADLTDPWQPALLALVQLTAAAGVRAGKPVGVCGEAAADPLLACVLVGMGVSYLSCAAGSIAGVGARLASVDLAACQRAAEVALAAADPQSARTAARTALADS
- a CDS encoding DeoR/GlpR family DNA-binding transcription regulator — translated: MYAEERQQAIAGLVTERGRVAVTAVAEHFGVTTETVRRDLAVLERAGMLRRVHGGAVPIGALAVVEPALGERRRTRTDAKRRIAAAALAQLPPAGGSIILDGGSSTAALAELLTGDRPLVAATNSVPIAARLAGAPGLTLHLLGGRVRGTTQSAVGESTVAALTGLRADVAFLGTKGISAEHGFSTPDESEAAVKRAMARAGQRVVVLGDSTKLGREHLVRFAAVPEVDVLVTDDEADPALVGELQRCGVEVVVA
- a CDS encoding 1-phosphofructokinase family hexose kinase, whose translation is MSSPLPATVVTLTANPSVDRTLELPGPLARGTLTRLGAARTEPGGKGVNVARALAAAGADVLAVLPAASDDPLVSALHALGLPVAAVPIDVPVRTNHTLTEPDGTTTKLNEPGPRLEPATLAALQQAVLTAAASARWVVLSGSLPPGVPVDWYATVVRALRGTGARIAVDTSEEPLQALLAAGPDAAPDLLTPNTAELAQLAGVPEAALVDDPDAARATVAWLHGRGVGEVLLTRGADGAELSTADGGRWSARPHPVAVRSTVGAGDSSLAGYLLADLAGAAPAARLRSAVAHGTAAAALPGSAVPTPAQVGLVTVDVVPGVPAPVGARR